The Geobacter metallireducens GS-15 region AGGATTGCCGTGTCATTTTTTTCAGTTCTCTGCCGTTTGGCCGTCGCCCTCTGGGTGGGAGGCGCCGCCCTGTTCACCTTCGTGCTCACCCCCACCATCTTCAGAACCGAAACCCGCGACGTGGCGGGACGCATCGTCGGCTACCTCTTCCCCGGCTACTTCCGCTGGGGGCTGGCCTGTGGCGCCGTGGCCCTCCTGGCGCTTCTGCTCGCGCGGGGAAAGAACTGGATGCCGGCGGCGGTCCTCCTGGTCGTGATGTTGGCAGTCACCGCGTTCCAGGCCTTCCATGTGGAGCCGAAGGCCGCTCTTATCAAACAGCAGATTCCTTCCTTCGAAACCACCCCCAAGGATCACCCCATGCGCCGGGAGTTCTCCAAACTCCACGGCATCTCCGCCGTCTGTAATCTATCGGTCATCGCCGGCGGCGTGGTGCTTATAATCTTGTTGTAACAAATTTTCAGGATATTCCTTTTTTATGCACAGCCCCCCTGGTATCTGCCGGGCGGGGCTTTTTGTTTGTTCGTTGATAACGAATGGTGTCTCTTGTGGCGCCGATTTTGCAAAATAGCGCTACGTGGTGTTTTTGATTGATAATTTCGTTGAATGATTTGCGTTGTTGAGACCTTTGTTTTTCTAAGCTGTTATGAACTTGCGCCAAAAAAGTCACTATGTATGGCCATTGCCGGACACCGCCAGAAATCGAGAAACCATGGAAAAAAGGGGACACAATGATGAACGGGAAATGGTTGGTGATGATCGGCATGGTTGCCATGACCTGCGCTCTTCTCGCAGGGTGTGGTGGTGGCGGTAGCGGCAGTGGGGGAGGGGGCGGCGGAGGAGGCGGCGGCGTAACAACCGGAACAGTTACCGGGACGGCCAAGTAGGGAACAGGAAAGGATAAGGTACATGAAAAAGAAACTGCTCTCTTTTGCATCTGCCGCCGCCCTTCTGTCGACCGCTGTTGCCCCGGCGGCCTTTGCGGCAACAGCGCCATTAGCGGACGGCACCTATACGATCACGGTCAGCAAGTTCAATTCCAATGGTACGCTCTCAACGGTGTCGTCGAATTCTGCCGTTGCGACGGGGGGAAAGCTCGATTTCACCCTCCCGTCCATGCCGACCAGGAACGATGCCAATTTTCTCTTCTTCGAGTTGAAAGGTGTCAACGGAACGGTTGTGCGGCAGGGATTCGCTCCGGCACCGCCGGCGAGTGCCACCAACAAGCTCGGCATAAACGAGATGTCCGACAAGCAGGCGCAGGTAGTGAAGCAAGCGGCAGCCCTGGCAGGGAGCGATGATCCGATCCTGATGTCATACCTTCTGGTCATGCTCCGCTCTCCCGATATCAATGATGATGATATCTCCATGATTGCCCAGATGGGTAAGGCGGGAATTTTGGGTAGCGGTGGTTTTGAAGGTTTTTTGACATCCCCGTCAGGTGGAAACACAACCACCAATCAGTTGAAATCTCTCAAGGATTGCCTCATCTACAACAGCGATGGGACCCAAAAAACCCTCCGGAGCTTCACGGAAGGGTACTATGACGCTGTCAACATGATGACAGCGGACGAGCAGAAGGAAATGCAGAGGGCCGGGGGGCTGATGGGTGAAATATTCATCGATGCCGCCACCTGTGCCGGGATCAAGCCCGACCTGGTTCTTGCCGCCCACAATGCCGCAGGTGTGGCCGTTTATGACGACGAGAGCATGGCAGCCCTAACGGCCCATAATCCCAGCTTTGCCAGCGCCATGGAAAGTGCCATGACCACCTTCCACATGAGGATTTCCGCATCGAACCTTGCCGGCGAATATTCCAAGGCGCTGACTGCCCTTGGTGCCTCCGGCAGCCAGGTAACCGATTTCCTCAATGCCAGCCGGAGCCTCATGACAAGCTTCGAGAGCCTTGACGCCCAGTATGCCGGGTTCTACGCGGATCCGGAGAGCTACGCGGCATCCAAGGGAACGACAGTGGACATTGTCCAGACAGAACTCCAGGATGCCTTCCAGGCAGCATTCACTACTTTCCAGGGGGCCATTGCTTCCAAGGCTACCGATATCAGTGCAATGAAAACGGGTGTCCTGACGATGCTGCCGCCAGGGTCGACGTTACCCAATACCTTCGGGACCTATACGATGTTTGCCGCCCCGGACCAGGCGACGTGTAAAGCCGCCGGCGGCACGTGGGGAGGGGATTGTGTCGCCAACTGGCCCATTCCCCAGACGGTCATGGTGACGTGGCTGGCAGGCATTCTTGGCAATGGCGGCGACTTTGCCTATACGCGGGACACGACGCCGCTTCAGTCTTTCGCCGAGGGGTTCTGGGACGGCGAGTGCACCATAGCCGCGCCGGATCAGGCCGCCTGCACCATGAATGGCGGCATGTGGACCCAGGCCAGCACCTGCGTAGTTATGACGCAGAAGGGGATGTGCGAGGGGGTAGGCACCTGGAGCGCCCGGCACACGTTCTCATCGGGCAACGCCGCATTCAATGCCTTCCAGGGGATCCAGGAAGATATCGCGATTCTGGAGATGAAGCGGCAGGCGGAACGGGAGACAATAGCAGCGAGCGAGAAAGAAGAACAATATAACGAAATGCAGGCCAAAAAGAACTTTGTCGATGGCTTGGCAACGCTCGCAGGCAAAATAACCGGCAGGACCAACGCCACAACCCCTCTCACCGAGGCGCTGAAGCAGGCGATCATCGCCCTGATGCGGCAACCGAACATGTAGGCAACCGGCGGGTGCGGGCGGCATGATCCGCCCGCGCTTCTTTACCATGGACACGATTCAGCGTTTCATTATAGCTTCTCTGGCGCTCCACGGGGTGATTCTCGCCGCCGTTTCCTCGTATGATTCCATGACAGCCAGGCGCCACAGGGTTCAGACCGCCAACTGGGTTGTGGACGTTATTACGGACATACGCAGCGAGCAGGCGGGGCCCGATAACAGCGCGGCAGTTCAGGACCAGGAAGTTCTGCCATCCCAGGATGAACCGCAGTCGCAGCCGCCCCCTGAATCTGCTGCCCCTGCGGAACTCCCCCCTGACGCCCCCCCCGCGCCTGTCCCTCCCGCCAGCCAGGCCGATCCATCAGTCGGCTCAACTGGAACCGGCGGGCAGGCGAGCGCCCCTGTCAATACCGTTGCCCTGACCGGCGCCTTTCTCAGCCAAGGGTTTCGCAACACCATGAATGCCCAGGCCATAGTCGCGCAGCTGGGGAACTACCGGAGGGTTTCGGGTCTGGCTCTCAAGGGGATGGTCTCGCAGGCCCTTCCCGCCGAAGAGCGTCAGCGGCCGGACGAGGTTCGGGGTACCGTTCTGGTAACCTTCCAGGACGGCGCTGTCGCCTCCCTTTCGGTGGAGTCGGAGGACGAGCAGTTCCGCTCCCTCCTCCGTGACCGGATCGACTGGAGCCTCCTCCCGGCGCCGCGCCAGTTTTCCCTCCCCATTTCCCGTGTCGCCTGTACGGTCAGCGTCTCCAACGGCAAAATCAGGGTCGGGGTCGGTCCGATCTGATTTTTCCTTATCACCTCATGGACTCCACGGCCGACACTCTCGGCCTCCCGGTGTCGCGCCCCCTTGCCCTTGCCAACAAGCGCCCCAAGGATCACCTCATGCGCCGGGAGTTTTCCATGATCCGCCGCATGCAACCTGTCGGTCATCGTTGGCGGGGTGGCGTTGGTTATTCTACGGCAGCGATCTCTATCCGCTCCGTTTATTTTACGGCCCATCCGGCATCCGCTGGGGGGCCTTTTGTTTTGAATGCACAGGGTCAGTGCAGTCTGGCGCTATTCATTAAGCAGTGAACGGTGTTTTGTTTTTTGTGCGGCTTGATAACGTTTGGTAACTCCTGATTGCGGTTGGTTATTTCGTTTCTGGTTTTGTACGGCGACAAGTGCGTTAACTGGAGCTGTTGTGTGTGTTTGTAACAATTTTTTTCTAAAGTTTTGCCAATATATGCCGAATCAAAATCTACAGTCATCAACTTGGAACGAAGACAACAGTTGCAGTTCAATAGCGAAAGAGGAGGTACGGAACGATGAACAAGAAATGGTTGGTTATGATCAGCATGGTTGTCATGGCCTGCGCTCTTATAGCCGGGTGTGGTGGCAGTAGTGGCGGCTCGGGCGGCGGAACGACGGGAACGATTTCAGGGACTGCCAAGTAACGTCGCGCACAAGGAGGGAAAAAACAGTGAAAAGAAATCTCATGACGTCCATTGGTGCCGCCGCCCTTGCTACTGCCCTGGTCGGGCCAGCCTCGGCCGCGCCAGCCGACCCGTTGGCAGCCAACACTCAGTATGCCGTTTTGGTCAAAAAGATGAACAGCGACGGCTCTACGACGCTGGTTGATTCGGCTAACGCCACCACCGATGCCGATGGCAAACTCACCTTCAACTTCACCACAATGCCCACCAGGCCCGATACCAATTTCATTGTCTTCGAGGTGAAGGATACCAACAGTACCGTCCGGCAGGGAATCGCGCCGGCTCCCCCGGAAAACGACCCTAACCTTCTTGGCATCAACAACCTCTCCACAGTCCAGACGAAGGCGCTCCTGGCCGCGGCTGCCGAAGCCGGCAGTGACGACCCGATCATGATGGCCTATGCCCTGACGCTGCTCCGTTCTCCCAATGCGACGGCGGATGACACCACCATCATTGGCAAGCTGGGCAAGGGGGCAATCATTGGGGGATTCGAGGCGTTCCTCACGGACCCGGCCAAGGGGAACGTGAGCACCGAGGGATTGGCGAAGCTCAAAGAGTGCCTGGTATACAACGAAACCGAGGGGGCCAAAACTCTCCGTGACTTCACCGAAAGCTTTTACAATGCCAACGCGGCGTCCAGCGATGCCGCTGCCGACCAAGAGATGCAGAAGGCCGGCGGGTTCATGGCCGAGATGTTCATGGATGCGGCCAAATGCGCCAATATCGACCTGGGGCTCATCAATGCGGCCCACAATGCGGCGGGAGACGCCGCCGAGGCGATTGAGGATCCTCCCGGCACTCCCATCATGACCGGCCTGAGTTCGGCGGTTCAAATTGCCATTGAGCAGGCCATGTCCACCTTCCACAAGAGGATTGCCATCGTCAAGGTGTCCGGCGAGTATAGCAAGGCCCTCGCCGCCCTGAATGCTTCCGGTGCCGAAAGAGACAGGTTCCTTGCCGCCGTTAATGACGTGGCAACGGCCATGGGAGCGGTGGAATCACAATATGCCGGCTTCTATGTGGACCCTCAGGCCTATGCGGATGCCAATTACCCCGGGGCGGGAGATGCAAATGCGCGTATTGCCGCGGCGCAGGCGGACATAGACGCCGCATACCAGACTGTCTGGAACAATTTCATGACGGCCATGGCTTCCACCGATGATGACATAACCGCCATGAAGGCGAAGGTGGTTGCCGGCTTCGGTTTTTCACCGGGCCAGTTGCCGTCTGATTTCGGGAAATTCATGAACTCGGAAAGTCAGAGCATCAACTGGCCCATTCCCCAGACGGTCATGGTTTCATGGCTGGGAGACCTGATGGGGGGGGGTGGGACGTTCAGCTACCTGAACAACCGGGACGATACCCCCATTCCCAACTGGGTAACGT contains the following coding sequences:
- a CDS encoding DUF4149 domain-containing protein, with amino-acid sequence MSFFSVLCRLAVALWVGGAALFTFVLTPTIFRTETRDVAGRIVGYLFPGYFRWGLACGAVALLALLLARGKNWMPAAVLLVVMLAVTAFQAFHVEPKAALIKQQIPSFETTPKDHPMRREFSKLHGISAVCNLSVIAGGVVLIILL